A window from Rana temporaria chromosome 8, aRanTem1.1, whole genome shotgun sequence encodes these proteins:
- the LOC120910605 gene encoding zinc finger protein 585B-like, whose protein sequence is MEKPSKDRLTLSPGCRMEDEDITGDCGGEKTMSSTMDVGLHSVDRPWNPSDSEQPRTVRGGAGIQGEETFPCPECGERFSSGLVLFIHQETHKPKDLLSCSECGKSFLSKAQLVRHQSYHKAKKAYSCLKCGKQFVYTSQLKLHYRSHTGEKPYSCLVCRKCFISKAHLASHLRFHSVKKSYSGLECGKQFVHLSQLKQPSRSHTGEKPYSCPECRKCFSHKSQLVLHQRVHTGEKPFSCPECGKCFLSKAQLVRHKSYHKAKKVYSCLECGKRCVYLSQLKLHYRSHTGEKPFSCPECGKCFISKAHLISHQRYHNVKKSYSCLKCGKQFVDLSLLKQHSKSHTGEKPYSCPECGKCFSHNSQLVLHQRSHTGEKPYSCAECGKCFVRNCLLIRHQREHTGEKPYSCSECGICYSQKYQLKSHQQFHTGEKPYSCSECGNSYKLKSQLNRHQRSHTREKPYSCSKCGKSFSHKSTLNRHQRCHRSVTPGTAILHFGFTGLYLLEQPTPPPSHKSQDGENNIAVKEEYEEADGVREESEFLKYLFQTNMVASSSYKNPPPERCPRPLYSWYSTPRDHNYAKRYQGEDLMNIKVEGEVEETYFPGHAMEKPSKDRLTLSPGCKMEDEDITGDCGGEKTMSSTMDGGLHSVDRPWNPSDSEQPRTVKGGAGIQGEQIFSYAECGGSFPSELRLTEHQMSHKGKNLHSCPECGKCFLYNAHLSIHRRTHTGGTLYPCHECGKIFVYKSKLDAHYRLHTGEKPYSCPECGNCFATKSQLVAHQKSHTGEKLCICPECGKCFSSKSTLAVHQRCHAGERPYSCPECEKCFISRWARVVHQRSHTGERPYSCPECGKCFSSKFALAEHKRSHTGERQYLCPECGKCLTSKLALAVHKRSHTGERLYSCPECRKCFINKSHLVVHERSHTGEKPYTCTECGKSFSGRLQLVVHQRHHTGERPYFCSECGKNFISRSTFAEHQRSHTGEKQYPCTECGKSFSSKLGLVVHHRHHTGEKPYSCPECGKCFIMKSSLTVHQRSHTGEKPYSCPECGKCFSTNFSLYTHQRVHTEEKPYSCSKCGKRYRQKSHLNRHKKSHKVEKPYSCTECGKSYTLKSQLNKHQESHTRKKPYSCSKCGRCFSHKSTLNIHQRCHTGEKPYCCPECGKRFLWWPDVTRHHSKCRMQKQLLACSESGKC, encoded by the exons atggagaaaccctcaaaggatcgtctcactttatctccaggttgtagaatggaagatgaggacatcacaggagaTTGTGGAGGAGAAAAGACAATGAGCTCCACTATGGACGTAGGACTTCACAGTGTGGATAGACCATGGAATCCCTCCGACTCTGAGCAACCTCGTACTGTGAGGGGTGGGGCCGGAATTCAGGGGGAGGAGACATTTCCCTGTCCTGAATGTGGGGAACGTTTTAGCTCAGGTTTAGTTCTTTTTATACATCAGGAAACTCACAAGCCGAAGGACCttctttcctgttctgagtgcggaaaaagtTTTCTAAGTAAAGCACAATTGGTCAGACATCAGAGCTATCACAAAGCTAAGAAGGCATATTCCTGCCTTAAGTGCGGGAAACAGTTTGTTTATACATCACAACTAAAGCTACATTACAGAtcccacacgggtgagaagccatattcatGCCTtgtgtgcaggaaatgttttataAGTAAAGCACATTTAGCCAGCCATCTGAGATTTCACAGTGTTAAGAAGTCGTATTCcggccttgagtgcgggaaacaGTTTGTTCATTTATCACAACTAAAGCAACCTTCCAGAtcccacacgggtgagaagccatattcatgccctgagtgcaggaaatgtttttcacataaatCACAACTTGTTCTACATCAAAGAGTTCATACAggcgagaagccgttttcctgtcctgagtgcgggaaatgttttctaAGTAAAGCACAATTGGTCAGACATAAGAGCTATCACAAAGCTAAGAAGGTGTATTcctgccttgagtgcgggaaacgGTGTGTTTATTTATCACAACTAAAGCTTCATTACAGAtcccacacgggtgagaagccattttcatgccctgagtgcgggaaatgttttataagTAAAGCACATTTGATCAGCCATCAGAGATATCACAATGTTAAGAAGTCGTATTCCTGCCTTAAATGCGGGAAACAGTTTGTTGATTTATCACTACTAAAGCAACATTCCAAAtcccacacaggtgagaagccatattcatgccctgaatgcgggaaatgtttttcacataacTCACAACTTGTTCTACATCAAAGATCTCATACaggcgagaagccgtattcctgtgctgagtgtgggaaatgctttGTGAGGAATTGTTTGCTTATTCGTCATCAAAGAGAGCACACgggcgagaagccgtattcctgctctGAGTGCGGCATATGTTATAGCCAAAAATATCAACTTAAAAGCCATCAACaatttcacacgggggagaagccgtattcctgctctgagtgcgggaaCTCCTATAAACTGAAATCTCAACTTAATAGACATCAACGATCTCACAcgagggagaagccgtattcctgctctAAATGTGGGAAAAGTTTTTCACATAAGTCCACTCTTAACAGACATCAGAGGTGTCACAGAAGTGTCACACCCGGGACAGCCATATTGca TTTTGGTTTTACCGGCTTGTACTTGTTGGAACAGccgactcctcccccttctcataAATCTCAGGAC ggTGAAAATAATATTGCTGTAAAAGAAGAGTATGAGGAGGCCGATGGGGTGAGGGAGGAGTCGGAGTTTCTCAAATACTtgttccagaccaacatggtGGCATCATCAAGCTACAAAAACccaccaccagagagatgtccccgtcctctgtattcctggtATTCCACACCGAGAGATCACAACTACGCAAAACGTTATCAG ggtgaagatctgatgaacATAAAAGTTGAGGGTGaagtagaagagacgtat tttccaggacacgccatggagaaaccctcaaaggatcgtctcactttatctccaggttgtaaaatggaagatgaggacatTACAGGAGATTGTGGAGGAGAAAAGACAATGAGCTCCACTATGGATGGAGGACTTCACAGTGTGGATAGACCATGGAATCCCTCTGACTCTGAGCAACCTCGTACTGTGAAGGGTGGGGCCGGGATTCAGGGGGAACAGATATTCTCCTATGCTGAATGTGGGGGAAGTTTTCCCTCTGAATTAAGACTTACTGAACATCAAATGTCTCACAAGGGTAAAAATcttcattcctgtcctgagtgcgggaaatgctttctATATAATGCACATCTGTCCATACATCGGAGAACTCACACAGGGGGGACGTTGTATCCTTGCCATGAGTGCGGGaagatttttgtttataaatCAAAACTAGACGCCCATTACAGATTGCACACGGGCGAGAAGCCATATtcatgccctgagtgcgggaattgTTTTGCGACTAAATCGCAACTTGTAGCACATCAAAAATCTCATACAGGCGAGAAGCTGTGTatatgtcctgagtgcgggaaatgtttttcaagcaAATCAACACTTGCTGTACATCAAAGATGTCACGCAGGGGAAaggccgtattcctgccctgagtgcgaaAAATGTTTTATAAGTAGATGGGCACGTGTtgtacatcaaagatctcacacaggggagaggccgtattcatgtcctgagtgcgggaaatgcttttcaAGCAAATTTGCACTTGCTgaacataaaagatctcacacaggggagaggcAGTATttatgtcctgagtgcggaaaatgcttGACAAGCAAATTGGCACTTGCTgtacataaaagatctcacacaggggagaggctgtattcctgtcccgagtgcagaaaatgttttataaataaatcaCACCTTGTTGTACATGAAAGATCTcatacaggtgagaagccgtatacctgtactgagtgcgggaaaagcTTTTCAGGCCGATTACAACTTGTTGTACATCAAAGACATCACACAGGGGAGAGGCCGTAtttctgttctgagtgcgggaaaaatTTTATAAGCCGATCAACATTTGCTGAACATCAAAGATCTCATACAGGTGAGAAGCAGTacccctgtactgagtgcgggaaaagtttttcaAGCAAATTAGGACTTGTTGTACATCATAGACatcacacaggggagaaaccgtattcttgtcctgagtgtggaaaatgttttataATGAAATCATCACTTACTGTACATCAAAGATCGcatacaggtgagaagccgtattcctgtcctgagtgcgggaaatgcttctCGACGAATTTCTCGCTTTATACTCATCAGAGAGTGCACACggaggagaagccgtattcttgctCCAAGTGTGGCAAACGCTATAGACAGAAGTCTCATCTTAATAGACATAAAAAATCTCACAAggtggagaagccgtattcctgcaccgagtgcgggaaatcttataCATTGAAATCTCAACTTAATAAACATCAAGAATCTCACACGAggaagaagccgtattcctgctctAAATGCGGGAGatgtttttcacataagtccACTCTTAACATACATCAGAGGTGTCACACTGGCGAGAAGCCATAttgctgtcctgagtgtgggaaacgtTTTTTATGGTGGCCTGATGTTACTAGACACCATAGTAAATGCCGTATGCAGAAACAGCTGCTTGCCTGTTCAGAGAGCGGGAAATGTTAG